From Bacteroides uniformis:
AATATTTCTTCATAACGGGAAAAGACACGCTCCAGCGGTACGGTGATGGAAATCCATTCGGCCCCGGCAGGCAGCAGAGGACCGACAATCTCCTTATGCCGTATGCCACCGGAGAAGACCTTCCCCTTCCGTATCTGTGCCAGTGCTTCCGGTGGAAAGAAGGGGGAACGGTTGTCATCCATTCCTATGATTATAAATCTGTGTTTCATTCAATGAGTAATCTTATGAAAATATCAAGTAATGTAAGGGGGCATAACAAGTAATGTTATCGGTCGTAACAAGTAATGTTATGGAATGTCTCTTTTCACTTACACATCCCTGCCCGGGCGCAACTGCTCCGCATCGTTGTAGCACAGCACGGAGTTCACCAGCGTGGCAGCTAAGTTACTGCCTCCCTTACGTCCTTCTACGATAATCTTGGGTATTTCCGTAAAGGGTTTCACCATGTGTTTGGACTCCTGCACATGCACGAAGCCTACCGGTGCAGCAACAATGCCCGCCGGATGTGCCTTGCCCTTACGTATCAGGTCGCAGAGTTCCATAAGTGCCGTAGGTGCATTGCCGAATACAAAGAAAGCATCGGGATGCTCCTCCACAGCCAGGCGGATGCCTGCCTGGGTACGGGTGATGCCTTTCTCTGCAGCCATCGTCGCTGTGCGCGGGTCGCCGAGGTAACATTTCACCTCTATGCCCAGCCGCTGCAAAGCTCCTTTGCGGATACCGCTGGCTGCCATCGTGACGTCTGTGACAATCGTCTTGATTCCGCCTTTCTCGATGGCTTGATACAAGGAAGCCACGGCACCTTCGTCCGTATGCAGCAGATGCTCCATTTCAAAATCGGCGGTGGTATGTATGGCATGGAGTAAAGCCCATTTATGGTCGAGGGGAATATGCTTGTTCTTCAGTTCCTTTTCGATGGTACGGAAACTACGAATCATGATGTCTTGCCCGATGCCCGTGGCTTCGGTATTCGTGTCCCGGTAATAGCCGCGCGGAGTGATGAAGGCTCCGTTCCATTCGTAGGACTGTGAGTTGCCTATCAATACGACTGTAAACATATCCACCTCTTCGGGATTGAAATCTCCCAGCGTGGTGATGTGTACCGCTTGTTCCGGGCGTCCTGCCTGGCGCACATATCCCACGGGCGTTTCCGGTGAGCGTCCTTCCTGCAGAAAGAGTTCTTTCAAGCGGTAAAGCTGCCAGTAGCGTCCTTCACTTTTGGGGTTGTAGACTGCCGTCACGAAGTCGGCGGCAGCGGCTGCGATGATACGCCTTTCAATACGCTCCCAGGGAGTCATCAGGTCTGAAAGGGAGATGACGCAGAAGTCATGTCCCACGGGAGCTCCCAGCAGTGAGGCTGCCTTTTGGAAAGCGCTGATGCCCGGCAGCGAAACGATTTCCACGTTGCTGTTCCTTTCCCGCTTCATCTCGTAGACAAGCGGCGTCATACCATAGATGCCCGCATCCCCGGAACTGATGACGCAGACCGTCTTTCCCTGCTCTGCCAGCTCGAAAGCCTGCTCGGCACGGGCGCGCTCACGCTTCATGCCGGTATCTATGCATGTTGTTGAGGGGTGGAGATAAGGGATTACAAATTGGAAATAATACTTATATCCCACCACTACATCTGATTCTTGCAAAGCGGAAATTACGGCGGGAGTTATATCCGATTCATTGCCCGGTCCGATGCCGGCAACAATTATTTTGGGGTGTTTCATATCCATATGTTCTATTGGCATACAAAGATAGAACTTATATTTGACGAAACCGAAAAAACTCTGTGCTAATCCGCGTAATCTGTGGTGAAACTTTATTGTCTAAACCTGCAAGTGCCGGTATTCGCTCGGAGTATAGCCTACGTTTTTCTTGAATACTCGGTTGAAGTGCTGCGAATACTGGTATCCCAGCTCATAGGCAATCTGGCTGACTGTCTTCCCGCTTCCTATAATCATTTCTTTGGCCAGGTCGATGATTTTGTTCTGGATATATTCTTGCGCCGTCTTTCCGGTTTCCTTCTTCACCAAATCTCCGAAATAGTTAGAAGAGAGGAACACTTTGTCTGCGAAGTATTTCACGGAAGGCAGTCCTTCGGTCTGCGGTTTGTCGCTCTGGAAATAGTCGTCTATCAGTGCTTCAAATTTCATCAGGATGTCTTTGTTGGCTGCCGAGCGGGTGATGAACTGGCGTTCGTAGAAACGCATGCAGTAGTCCAGCAGCAGTTCGATGTTGCGTGCAATCAGACCCTTGCTGTGCTTGTCGATGGGGCGTTGGATTTCCATCTTAATCTTCTTCAGACAGTCGAGGAAGATTTCTTTCTCGTCTTCGGACAAATGCAGTGCCTCGGTAGAGGAATAGGAAAAGAAGGAATACTGCTTTATTCCCTGTCCCAGCGAGGTGCCTTTTATCAAGTCGGGGTGGAACAGCAGGCCGGAGGCGCTGGGCTGCATACCTTCCAGCATGTTGACCTCGGTCACCTGGCCCGGGGCGAAGCTGGTTACCGTGCCTTCCTGGTAATCGTAAAACTGTTTTCCATAGCGTATATCTCCGCATTTGGTATTTTTGAGGAAAAGGGCGTATACGCCATAGTTCAACGTGAAATGTCTGGGGTATCCGGTGGCTTCGGACAAGTCGACTACGCTGACCAGCGGGTGCAGGGTTTCGAGACCGAACATCTTGTTGTATTGGTCTACTGCATTGAGCTTGATTACTTCTTCCATAAACGTTCCTGTTAGTTTTGTACAAATGTAGAGAATAATCCGGAAAGTACCATATCGCAGGAGGAGGAATCCGTAATATGGTTACAAATGTCCGTAATCTGTGTACATTGAAAAGAGCTACACCCTTTGTCCGGGATGGTGTAGCCATCCGGAGCAAAGGGTGTAGCCTTGGTATGTAAAAGGTGTAGCCCTTTTACGCTTGCTGGTTATCAATCTTTTAGCATGGCTTTGATGTGTTCCATATAGAGCTGGCGGATGGCTTTGTTTTCGCCCAGTCCCTGCATGCGTACATTCACTTGATAGCCTTGCTTTTCAAGTTCCGTCTTCCACACGCCGGCAATATCTTCCTTGGTATGGTTGCCGCATACCAACAGCAACGGAACCAATGTCACGCTCTTGGGGCGTGTCTCTTTCAGTTGCAGCAGGGTTGCGTCCAGGGTGGGGTATCCTTCAATGGTGCTGACGTGGAAGTTCTTCAGTCCATGGGCTTTCATCATGAAGTCGAGCATGGCGTAAGTAGCCGTGCTGGGTAGCTGGTTGCCGTGCCCCACATAGACAATGTCTTCTTTCTTTCGCAGCTGTTCGGCGGTCAGTATACCGATTACCTTCTCGCAGTCTTCGACGGAGTAGAGCAGGGGATTTCCCACTTTTATCTCCTTGAAGAAGGGACGGAGCTTGTCTGCATCCCTGCGGACGGAGGTCATCTCACTGCCTTCTATCAAGGTGGTGCTCTGGACGTAGATGGTCCGGTAGCCTTCGGCGCGAAGTTTCAGCAGTGCATCCGTAGGGCTGTCTTTGTACACACCCTCCTTGGCAAGTCTTTTTCGTACAATCGGCGAGATGTATGCTTCGCGCACTGTAAACTGCGGAAAGGCTTCTTGTGCCTCACGGGTCACGACGTCGAGCGTCAAGGCACGTGTCTGAGGGTCCGAACTGCCATAATGGGTGATGAGCAGAGCCGCCTTCTCCTCTTGTTGTGCGGAGGAGAAGAGGCTGATGCCGAGTAAATAGAGAGTGATGAAAAAATGTTTCATAATTGTTGTTGTTTCTAAATGCGTTATGGAGAGATTATTTTAGTCTGAGTGCCAGGCTGATTACTACCGAACGTCCCGGAGAATACAAGGCGAAGTTCTTGTTCAGCGGGCGGTTGTCTTTCTTGTTGAAGATATTGTCTATGCCGATGCCCGGTTCGATGACAAAGTTGCGGAAGCCGTCGAAGGTATGGCGGGTATTGAGGTTCCAGATGCCGTAACCCGGAGCATTGCCGTCCGCGTCACCCGGATAATAGACTTTGCTTTGCAGACGACCGTTCAGGTTGAGGTTCAAGGTATAGTCGCTCCAGCTGTGTGTATAGTTTCCGGTGATGGTGGCTGTATGGCGTATGCTGCGCTCGATGTTTTGCCATTCGCCTCCTTCGTTCAGACCGCGTCCATAGGCGTAGGTATAGTTTCCGGTCAGGGTGAAGCCCGGGAATAGATTGCCGTTCAAGTTCACTTCAAAGCCTTTGACGGTAGCTTTCTCGAAATTGAAGTAGTTCTTGACACTTAGGTTTTTCGTGGATGAAAGGTCACCGATTTCGGGGAACTCTTCACGCAACTGGTTCTGCTCTGCTTCCGGTAGGTCATCGAATTTAGTGGATTTGGAAGTTACCATGTTCTTTACATAGTTCAGGTAACCGGTGACGGAAGCACTGAAACGGTTGGTGCGGTATTCCATGTTGATGGAGTAATAGTTGCTGCGTTCGGGGTCGAGGTTCTCGTCACCCAATGAGATGGTGGCTCGTGTACCCATTGTCTTCTTGAACATGTGGTAGTAGAGCTCGTCAATTCCCGGAGCGCGGAATCCGGCAGCATAGGTGGCACGTACATTGAAGTTGCCTATGTTGTACATGGCTGCCACTTTGGGGGTGAAGCGTCCGCCCGTCTGTTCGTGATGGTCGTAGCGTACACCCACAACACCGGTCAGATGGTTCCATAGCTTCACTTCATGCTGGCCGTAGGCTGATGTCGTATAGACACTTTTGTCCAAATCGGAGTCGGGACGGCGGAGCACTTCACGGCGATAGTCTACACCGAACACCGTAGTGCTGTTGGTTGTAAAACCGAAGATACCTTTCAACTCGGCATCATGGAATTTCTGAAGCTTGGTAAGCGCATACTGTCCGGGCAGGTATCCGCTGTTTTCTATCAGGTATTTGTAGCGTGATGCGTAATTGTTTCCTGAATAGTCGAACTGGATAACGTTGCGTTTACTCAGTTTGTATTTGGCGCCTGCCCCCCAGTTGTAACCTTCGTAGGTAGTGTTGTACTTGCTTCCGCCGGTGATGTCTTCGCGTTCTACCGGACGTTCGAGTCCGCGGTTATAGTATCCGCCGTTGGCATAGAAGGAAAGCTGGTCCGTAGCATCATAGGTAAACTTCTGCGAAAAGTTATTCGAGCTGTAGCCCAGGGAGAGCGGGGCAATCGTTTCGATGATGTCTTCTCCATCTTCTGTCAGATGGCTGTTTTGCCAACCGTCGGAGTGGTCGTATTTATAGGAAGTATAGGACCCTATTTTTCCTTGGGCGATGTCCAGATTCAAGCCTTGGGAGAATTGATTCTTTCTCGTATAGCTGCTATTGCTGCTGAAGGCTACCACATCTTTAGGTTCGTTGGTAATGATATTGATTACACCGCCGATGGCATCCGAACCATAAAGGGAAGAAGCGGCTCCGTTCAGCACCTCGATGCGCTTGACGCGGGTCATATCTATTTGGTTGAGGTCGATGTTACCGGTGATGTCTCCCGTGACCTTGCGTCCGTTCACCAATATCAGTACGTGTTTGTTGGAGAGTCCGTTCATCATCAGATAGGACCCCATCGCGTTCGGACGGAAGGAGAGCGAGGGTACCATCATGGTCAAGGCCTGCTGGAAGTCGGTGATACCGGCACGCTTTATCTCGTTGGCAGTGATAACCGATACGGGAGACGGGGTATTCTTCAGTCGCTGATGTGTACCTGTACCCGTTACTACCACCGGGTTCAACTCGTGAGTTTTCTTGGTCATATCGTCGCTGTCACCTTTTTCTGCTTGTGCATAGGCACCGGTGGCGATGATTCCTCCCATAAGGAGAGCTGTGAGAAGTCTTTTCTTTATCATATATTGTTTTATTTTATATAACGCTGCAAATGTACATACCATTATCGGAGGGTGAAATACTTAATAGTTGTTATACTGCGATGGCCAAATAGCTATTAATAGGTACTGTATTCCCTTATTCCGGCACATAGATAATCTCTCCATTTTCAAGCTGATAGGCAACTCCCACTTTCTTTCCTCTTTTACCGGAGGTCTTTTGGTCTTCGCTGGGAGTGTATTTCTTGATTTCCTGCCCTTCTTTGGTAATGATTTCCATATTTTCCTTTCCGGGATTCTTCACCATGGTGAAGTCTTCTTTAGAAAACATCTCCGTCATATTGAAGCGGGAGACGAGAGCCACCATCAAGGCTACGGCAAAGACCATCGCTACGTCAAAAAGATTGGCTACCGTACCCATGGGGTCGGAGTCCGAATCGCTGTGCAGTAATCTGTTTCTCTTACTCTTCATAGTTTTCGTATCGTTAGTCCGTTATTCCTTTTCGGCCGTTTGGCGGCTTATCACTTTGTACAGATATTCCAAGTCGTTCATTTCGCGGGCATACCAGCGTTGTTTCACTTGCAGGGTAATGACGCCGACAGCAGCAATGACCAGCCCTACCACTGTAGTGGCAAAAGCCACCTGCATATTGTAGGCCATG
This genomic window contains:
- a CDS encoding helix-turn-helix domain-containing protein, with translation MEEVIKLNAVDQYNKMFGLETLHPLVSVVDLSEATGYPRHFTLNYGVYALFLKNTKCGDIRYGKQFYDYQEGTVTSFAPGQVTEVNMLEGMQPSASGLLFHPDLIKGTSLGQGIKQYSFFSYSSTEALHLSEDEKEIFLDCLKKIKMEIQRPIDKHSKGLIARNIELLLDYCMRFYERQFITRSAANKDILMKFEALIDDYFQSDKPQTEGLPSVKYFADKVFLSSNYFGDLVKKETGKTAQEYIQNKIIDLAKEMIIGSGKTVSQIAYELGYQYSQHFNRVFKKNVGYTPSEYRHLQV
- a CDS encoding sirohydrochlorin cobaltochelatase: MKHFFITLYLLGISLFSSAQQEEKAALLITHYGSSDPQTRALTLDVVTREAQEAFPQFTVREAYISPIVRKRLAKEGVYKDSPTDALLKLRAEGYRTIYVQSTTLIEGSEMTSVRRDADKLRPFFKEIKVGNPLLYSVEDCEKVIGILTAEQLRKKEDIVYVGHGNQLPSTATYAMLDFMMKAHGLKNFHVSTIEGYPTLDATLLQLKETRPKSVTLVPLLLVCGNHTKEDIAGVWKTELEKQGYQVNVRMQGLGENKAIRQLYMEHIKAMLKD
- a CDS encoding DUF2149 domain-containing protein, which produces MKSKRNRLLHSDSDSDPMGTVANLFDVAMVFAVALMVALVSRFNMTEMFSKEDFTMVKNPGKENMEIITKEGQEIKKYTPSEDQKTSGKRGKKVGVAYQLENGEIIYVPE
- a CDS encoding TonB-dependent receptor plug domain-containing protein; this encodes MIKKRLLTALLMGGIIATGAYAQAEKGDSDDMTKKTHELNPVVVTGTGTHQRLKNTPSPVSVITANEIKRAGITDFQQALTMMVPSLSFRPNAMGSYLMMNGLSNKHVLILVNGRKVTGDITGNIDLNQIDMTRVKRIEVLNGAASSLYGSDAIGGVINIITNEPKDVVAFSSNSSYTRKNQFSQGLNLDIAQGKIGSYTSYKYDHSDGWQNSHLTEDGEDIIETIAPLSLGYSSNNFSQKFTYDATDQLSFYANGGYYNRGLERPVEREDITGGSKYNTTYEGYNWGAGAKYKLSKRNVIQFDYSGNNYASRYKYLIENSGYLPGQYALTKLQKFHDAELKGIFGFTTNSTTVFGVDYRREVLRRPDSDLDKSVYTTSAYGQHEVKLWNHLTGVVGVRYDHHEQTGGRFTPKVAAMYNIGNFNVRATYAAGFRAPGIDELYYHMFKKTMGTRATISLGDENLDPERSNYYSINMEYRTNRFSASVTGYLNYVKNMVTSKSTKFDDLPEAEQNQLREEFPEIGDLSSTKNLSVKNYFNFEKATVKGFEVNLNGNLFPGFTLTGNYTYAYGRGLNEGGEWQNIERSIRHTATITGNYTHSWSDYTLNLNLNGRLQSKVYYPGDADGNAPGYGIWNLNTRHTFDGFRNFVIEPGIGIDNIFNKKDNRPLNKNFALYSPGRSVVISLALRLK
- the cobJ gene encoding precorrin-3B C(17)-methyltransferase; translated protein: MKHPKIIVAGIGPGNESDITPAVISALQESDVVVGYKYYFQFVIPYLHPSTTCIDTGMKRERARAEQAFELAEQGKTVCVISSGDAGIYGMTPLVYEMKRERNSNVEIVSLPGISAFQKAASLLGAPVGHDFCVISLSDLMTPWERIERRIIAAAAADFVTAVYNPKSEGRYWQLYRLKELFLQEGRSPETPVGYVRQAGRPEQAVHITTLGDFNPEEVDMFTVVLIGNSQSYEWNGAFITPRGYYRDTNTEATGIGQDIMIRSFRTIEKELKNKHIPLDHKWALLHAIHTTADFEMEHLLHTDEGAVASLYQAIEKGGIKTIVTDVTMAASGIRKGALQRLGIEVKCYLGDPRTATMAAEKGITRTQAGIRLAVEEHPDAFFVFGNAPTALMELCDLIRKGKAHPAGIVAAPVGFVHVQESKHMVKPFTEIPKIIVEGRKGGSNLAATLVNSVLCYNDAEQLRPGRDV